A stretch of Acidobacteriota bacterium DNA encodes these proteins:
- a CDS encoding DUF2142 domain-containing protein, whose amino-acid sequence QMTGRYLGWVDTELPLALIRSHQVLLVLTAVLDARAGIRVTWTQRGVALAVLCANMLLVSTLLYLSNNPVGAGTLVGIQGRYFIPLLPLFLLVLHNGRLGLPSEKLGPGQVAGIYFRAAICLYAILVSLVTIHTLVERYYGVAPTGVM is encoded by the coding sequence CAGATGACCGGCCGGTACCTGGGCTGGGTCGACACCGAGCTGCCTCTGGCGCTCATCCGGAGTCACCAGGTGCTGCTCGTTCTCACGGCGGTCCTCGATGCGCGTGCCGGCATTCGAGTGACGTGGACACAACGCGGGGTCGCGCTCGCGGTCCTGTGCGCGAACATGCTGCTGGTCAGCACGTTGCTCTACCTGTCGAACAACCCGGTGGGGGCGGGGACGCTGGTCGGCATTCAGGGCCGATACTTCATTCCCCTGCTGCCCCTTTTCCTGCTCGTGCTCCACAACGGACGGCTCGGTCTGCCGAGCGAGAAGCTCGGGCCAGGCCAGGTCGCCGGCATCTACTTCAGGGCGGCCATCTGCCTGTACGCTATTCTCGTCTCGCTCGTCACGATCCACACGCTGGTCGAGCGGTACTACGGCGTCGCGCCGACCGGGGTGATGTAG